Proteins from a genomic interval of Lelliottia amnigena:
- the pimB_2 gene encoding Glycosyl transferase, group 1 — MAPLAKKIITVSKQDKELALKYNVASNEKQVVIHNGMPELDLNPTDKIRADGKTVNMISVARFSEQKDHKTMFLALSELTDLDWRLQLVGKGPLLEHYQQLAAQLGILKRIEFLGERHDVAQLLSNSDVFLLISNWEGFPRSILEAMRAGISVIASDVGGSSESIINNETGFLIKRGDVRMLKDKIRYLIENPNLREQFGAAGYARYKANFTFEAMYTKTKALYASLLTPH, encoded by the coding sequence ATGGCGCCGTTGGCGAAGAAAATAATTACTGTTTCGAAACAAGATAAAGAATTAGCCCTTAAATATAATGTGGCTTCAAATGAGAAACAGGTCGTCATACACAACGGTATGCCAGAATTGGATTTAAATCCTACAGACAAAATTCGGGCTGATGGTAAAACTGTCAATATGATTTCAGTTGCACGTTTTTCAGAGCAAAAAGATCATAAAACTATGTTTCTCGCTTTATCTGAATTAACCGATCTGGATTGGCGGCTACAATTAGTTGGCAAAGGACCATTGTTGGAACACTACCAACAGCTGGCTGCGCAACTTGGTATACTTAAGCGAATCGAATTTCTGGGTGAGCGTCATGATGTCGCGCAGCTTTTAAGTAATAGCGATGTTTTTCTTCTCATATCTAACTGGGAAGGTTTCCCGAGAAGTATTCTCGAAGCAATGCGTGCTGGCATTTCTGTCATTGCCTCTGATGTGGGCGGTTCTTCTGAATCAATCATTAATAATGAAACGGGTTTCCTTATCAAGCGCGGTGATGTAAGGATGCTTAAAGATAAAATACGATATTTGATTGAAAATCCTAACCTCCGTGAACAATTCGGAGCAGCCGGTTATGCGCGTTATAAAGCAAATTTTACATTCGAAGCGATGTATACCAAAACAAAAGCGCTTTATGCCTCTCTTCTGACTCCTCACTGA